In one window of Ovis aries strain OAR_USU_Benz2616 breed Rambouillet chromosome 3, ARS-UI_Ramb_v3.0, whole genome shotgun sequence DNA:
- the ENDOU gene encoding uridylate-specific endoribonuclease isoform X1: MRACVPLIVAMLCGLAWAGNRKSCASRCNERFDRDAVCQCDRRCPRHGDCCEDYEQLCTAEENPIEPEPLLELEEETEGAPASSLYLAPSSCQGRCLEAFDKHHPCHCNARCPEFGNCCEDFESLCGHGALGSIPGLGRSLGEEMATHSSTVAWRVPRTEEPEGFSHSSDAISKEELQSVSEKIYSADTNKARKEDIVLNSQNCILPSETRDQVDRCPEPLFTYVNEKLFSKPTYAAFINLLNNYQRATGRGEHFTAQELAEQDTFLREIMKTAVMKELYGFLHQQNRYSSEQEFVSDLKNMWFGLYSRSKEERDSSGFEHVFSGEVKKGKVTGFHNWIRFYMQEQEGLVDYYSHIYDGPWDSYPDVLAMQFNWDGYYKEVGSAFIGSSPEFEMALYSLCFIARPGKVCQLSLGGHPLAIQTYTWNKSTYGNGKKYIATAYVVSSIH; encoded by the exons GCAACAGGAAGTCATGCGCATCTCGCTGTAATGAGAGATTTGACCGGGATGCTGTCTGCCAGTGTGACCGCCGGTGTCCCCGGCACGGGGACTGCTGTGAAGACTATGAGCAGCTGTGTACAG CTGAAGAGAATCCCATAGAACCAGAGCCACTCCTGGAGCTGGAAGAGGAGACGGAGGGCGCCCCGGCTAGCA GCTTGTACTTGGCACCCAGCTCCTGCCAGGGCCGCTGCCTGGAGGCCTTCGACAAGCACCACCCATGCCACTGTAATGCCCGCTGCCCAGAGTTTGGAAACTGCTGCGAGGATTTTGAGAGCCTGTGTGGCCATG gagccctgggttcgatccctgggttgggaaggtcccttggagaagaaatggctacccactccagtactgttgcctggagagttccacggacagaggaacctg AGGGCTTCTCCCACAGCAGCGATGCCATAAGCAAGGAGGAACTGCAGAGTGTCTCTGAGAAGATCTATAGTGCAGACACCAACAAAGCCCGGAAGGAAGACATCGTTCTCAACAGCCAAAATTGCATCTTGCCCTCAGAGACCAGAGACCAAGTAGACCGCTGCCCAGAGCC GCTCTTCACATATGTCAATGAGAAGCTCTTCTCTAAGCCGACCTATGCCGCCTTCATCAACCTCCTCAACAACTACCAGCGGGCCACGGGCCGCGGGGAGCACTTCACAGCCCAGGAGCTGGCTGAGCAGGACACCTTCCTCAGAGAGATCATGAAGACGGCTGTCATGAAGGAACTCTACGGCTTCCTCCACCAGCAGA ACCGCTACAGCTCGGAACAGGAGTTCGTCAGTGACCTAAAAAACATGTGGTTTGGGCTGTATTCCAGAAGCAAAGAAGAGAGGGACTCAAGTGGCTTTGAGCACGTCTTCTCAG GTGAAGTCAAAAAAGGCAAGGTCACTGGCTTCCATAACTGGATCCGTTTCTACATGCAAGAGCAGGAGGGCCTGGTGGACTATTACAGTCACATCTATGATGGGCCT TGGGATTCTTACCCCGACGTGCTGGCCATGCAGTTCAACTGGGATGGGTACTACAAGGAAGTGGGTTCAGCTTTCATTGGCAGCAGCCCTGAGTTTGAGATGGCGCTCTACTCTCTGTGCTTCATTGCCAGGCCAGGCAAAGT GTGCCAGCTGAGCCTGGGTGGACATCCCTTGGCCATCCAGACCTATACTTGGAACAAGTCAACCTATGGAAATGGCAAGAAGTACATCGCAACAGCCTATGTGGTGTCCTCCATCCATTAG
- the ENDOU gene encoding uridylate-specific endoribonuclease isoform X2: MRACVPLIVAMLCGLAWAGNRKSCASRCNERFDRDAVCQCDRRCPRHGDCCEDYEQLCTAEENPIEPEPLLELEEETEGAPASSLYLAPSSCQGRCLEAFDKHHPCHCNARCPEFGNCCEDFESLCGHEGFSHSSDAISKEELQSVSEKIYSADTNKARKEDIVLNSQNCILPSETRDQVDRCPEPLFTYVNEKLFSKPTYAAFINLLNNYQRATGRGEHFTAQELAEQDTFLREIMKTAVMKELYGFLHQQNRYSSEQEFVSDLKNMWFGLYSRSKEERDSSGFEHVFSGEVKKGKVTGFHNWIRFYMQEQEGLVDYYSHIYDGPWDSYPDVLAMQFNWDGYYKEVGSAFIGSSPEFEMALYSLCFIARPGKVCQLSLGGHPLAIQTYTWNKSTYGNGKKYIATAYVVSSIH, encoded by the exons GCAACAGGAAGTCATGCGCATCTCGCTGTAATGAGAGATTTGACCGGGATGCTGTCTGCCAGTGTGACCGCCGGTGTCCCCGGCACGGGGACTGCTGTGAAGACTATGAGCAGCTGTGTACAG CTGAAGAGAATCCCATAGAACCAGAGCCACTCCTGGAGCTGGAAGAGGAGACGGAGGGCGCCCCGGCTAGCA GCTTGTACTTGGCACCCAGCTCCTGCCAGGGCCGCTGCCTGGAGGCCTTCGACAAGCACCACCCATGCCACTGTAATGCCCGCTGCCCAGAGTTTGGAAACTGCTGCGAGGATTTTGAGAGCCTGTGTGGCCATG AGGGCTTCTCCCACAGCAGCGATGCCATAAGCAAGGAGGAACTGCAGAGTGTCTCTGAGAAGATCTATAGTGCAGACACCAACAAAGCCCGGAAGGAAGACATCGTTCTCAACAGCCAAAATTGCATCTTGCCCTCAGAGACCAGAGACCAAGTAGACCGCTGCCCAGAGCC GCTCTTCACATATGTCAATGAGAAGCTCTTCTCTAAGCCGACCTATGCCGCCTTCATCAACCTCCTCAACAACTACCAGCGGGCCACGGGCCGCGGGGAGCACTTCACAGCCCAGGAGCTGGCTGAGCAGGACACCTTCCTCAGAGAGATCATGAAGACGGCTGTCATGAAGGAACTCTACGGCTTCCTCCACCAGCAGA ACCGCTACAGCTCGGAACAGGAGTTCGTCAGTGACCTAAAAAACATGTGGTTTGGGCTGTATTCCAGAAGCAAAGAAGAGAGGGACTCAAGTGGCTTTGAGCACGTCTTCTCAG GTGAAGTCAAAAAAGGCAAGGTCACTGGCTTCCATAACTGGATCCGTTTCTACATGCAAGAGCAGGAGGGCCTGGTGGACTATTACAGTCACATCTATGATGGGCCT TGGGATTCTTACCCCGACGTGCTGGCCATGCAGTTCAACTGGGATGGGTACTACAAGGAAGTGGGTTCAGCTTTCATTGGCAGCAGCCCTGAGTTTGAGATGGCGCTCTACTCTCTGTGCTTCATTGCCAGGCCAGGCAAAGT GTGCCAGCTGAGCCTGGGTGGACATCCCTTGGCCATCCAGACCTATACTTGGAACAAGTCAACCTATGGAAATGGCAAGAAGTACATCGCAACAGCCTATGTGGTGTCCTCCATCCATTAG
- the ENDOU gene encoding uridylate-specific endoribonuclease isoform X3: MRACVPLIVAMLCGLAWAAEENPIEPEPLLELEEETEGAPASSLYLAPSSCQGRCLEAFDKHHPCHCNARCPEFGNCCEDFESLCGHGALGSIPGLGRSLGEEMATHSSTVAWRVPRTEEPEGFSHSSDAISKEELQSVSEKIYSADTNKARKEDIVLNSQNCILPSETRDQVDRCPEPLFTYVNEKLFSKPTYAAFINLLNNYQRATGRGEHFTAQELAEQDTFLREIMKTAVMKELYGFLHQQNRYSSEQEFVSDLKNMWFGLYSRSKEERDSSGFEHVFSGEVKKGKVTGFHNWIRFYMQEQEGLVDYYSHIYDGPWDSYPDVLAMQFNWDGYYKEVGSAFIGSSPEFEMALYSLCFIARPGKVCQLSLGGHPLAIQTYTWNKSTYGNGKKYIATAYVVSSIH, from the exons CTGAAGAGAATCCCATAGAACCAGAGCCACTCCTGGAGCTGGAAGAGGAGACGGAGGGCGCCCCGGCTAGCA GCTTGTACTTGGCACCCAGCTCCTGCCAGGGCCGCTGCCTGGAGGCCTTCGACAAGCACCACCCATGCCACTGTAATGCCCGCTGCCCAGAGTTTGGAAACTGCTGCGAGGATTTTGAGAGCCTGTGTGGCCATG gagccctgggttcgatccctgggttgggaaggtcccttggagaagaaatggctacccactccagtactgttgcctggagagttccacggacagaggaacctg AGGGCTTCTCCCACAGCAGCGATGCCATAAGCAAGGAGGAACTGCAGAGTGTCTCTGAGAAGATCTATAGTGCAGACACCAACAAAGCCCGGAAGGAAGACATCGTTCTCAACAGCCAAAATTGCATCTTGCCCTCAGAGACCAGAGACCAAGTAGACCGCTGCCCAGAGCC GCTCTTCACATATGTCAATGAGAAGCTCTTCTCTAAGCCGACCTATGCCGCCTTCATCAACCTCCTCAACAACTACCAGCGGGCCACGGGCCGCGGGGAGCACTTCACAGCCCAGGAGCTGGCTGAGCAGGACACCTTCCTCAGAGAGATCATGAAGACGGCTGTCATGAAGGAACTCTACGGCTTCCTCCACCAGCAGA ACCGCTACAGCTCGGAACAGGAGTTCGTCAGTGACCTAAAAAACATGTGGTTTGGGCTGTATTCCAGAAGCAAAGAAGAGAGGGACTCAAGTGGCTTTGAGCACGTCTTCTCAG GTGAAGTCAAAAAAGGCAAGGTCACTGGCTTCCATAACTGGATCCGTTTCTACATGCAAGAGCAGGAGGGCCTGGTGGACTATTACAGTCACATCTATGATGGGCCT TGGGATTCTTACCCCGACGTGCTGGCCATGCAGTTCAACTGGGATGGGTACTACAAGGAAGTGGGTTCAGCTTTCATTGGCAGCAGCCCTGAGTTTGAGATGGCGCTCTACTCTCTGTGCTTCATTGCCAGGCCAGGCAAAGT GTGCCAGCTGAGCCTGGGTGGACATCCCTTGGCCATCCAGACCTATACTTGGAACAAGTCAACCTATGGAAATGGCAAGAAGTACATCGCAACAGCCTATGTGGTGTCCTCCATCCATTAG